A window of Leptospira fainei serovar Hurstbridge str. BUT 6 contains these coding sequences:
- the argS gene encoding arginine--tRNA ligase: MKETETIKQIVLKVLNEAINVYCKTEATSVNRQDLKVRIEYSREEAFGDYSTSFALENSKLLGRKPTESAASLVEILGKKTDLFEKVDYTPPGFVNFRISPSYLIQFLESSVLADQAFPQVLHSKKINLEFVSANPTGPLNIVSARAAATGDAMANVLKAVGHKVEKEFYVNDYGNQVFLLGVSTLVRIREQLGEPSSVQETEDGTPLDELLAKNVIPSEGYRGEYLREIAKRLLENIKTGEEIKSLLKTSQYRLLAEKCSGWAVESNLVWQRKDLDLFGVEFDRFFSETSLHESGKVLDALEDLKKSGKIFEEDGKQVFRSSDYGDDKDRVVVRDDGRPTYLLADIAYHKNKIERNYDRIIDIWGPDHHGYIARLVGAVQALGFSKENFQVVIAQQVNLLMAGQKMKMSKRAGEFQTMEDLLGYLGKHARDVARYFFVMRSLDSPLDFDLDLAKDESDKNPVFYLQYAHARVSSIFREVGTDSDSEALRNLEMTEERKRLLFWAARFPEEVADAAQSLEPHRLTNYLQNLARAFTQFYIAKNNRLKDADENTRLGLARICKSAQTVLSLGLGLLGVSAPERLDKEL; this comes from the coding sequence ATGAAAGAAACGGAAACTATAAAACAAATCGTACTCAAAGTCCTAAACGAAGCTATAAACGTTTATTGTAAGACCGAAGCGACTTCCGTAAACCGTCAGGACCTTAAAGTCCGAATCGAATATTCTAGAGAGGAAGCCTTCGGGGATTATTCGACATCGTTCGCGCTTGAGAATTCGAAACTTTTAGGGCGTAAGCCGACGGAGTCCGCCGCTAGTTTGGTCGAAATCTTAGGAAAGAAAACGGATCTATTCGAAAAGGTGGATTATACTCCTCCCGGTTTTGTTAATTTTAGAATTTCTCCTTCATACTTGATTCAATTTTTGGAATCGTCGGTTCTTGCCGATCAGGCGTTTCCGCAAGTACTACATTCCAAAAAGATAAATTTGGAATTCGTAAGCGCAAATCCCACCGGACCCTTAAATATCGTTTCCGCAAGAGCCGCCGCAACCGGAGATGCGATGGCAAACGTATTGAAAGCCGTCGGGCATAAAGTTGAGAAAGAATTTTATGTGAACGATTACGGAAACCAAGTGTTTCTACTGGGAGTATCCACTCTCGTTCGAATTCGGGAGCAATTAGGGGAGCCGTCATCCGTTCAGGAGACCGAAGACGGTACCCCCTTGGACGAGTTACTTGCGAAAAATGTAATTCCGTCGGAAGGATATCGCGGAGAATACTTAAGAGAGATCGCAAAACGATTGCTTGAGAATATTAAGACTGGCGAGGAAATAAAAAGCCTCCTAAAGACTTCGCAATATAGATTGTTGGCGGAAAAATGTTCCGGCTGGGCCGTAGAATCCAATCTTGTTTGGCAAAGAAAGGATTTGGATTTATTCGGAGTCGAATTTGATCGTTTCTTTTCGGAGACTAGTCTGCACGAATCCGGCAAAGTTTTGGATGCCTTAGAGGATTTAAAAAAATCCGGTAAGATATTCGAGGAGGACGGTAAGCAGGTCTTTCGTTCCTCGGATTACGGAGATGATAAGGATAGAGTGGTAGTCAGGGACGACGGTCGCCCCACGTATTTATTAGCGGATATCGCATACCACAAAAATAAGATAGAAAGAAATTACGATCGGATCATTGATATTTGGGGTCCGGACCATCACGGCTATATTGCGAGATTGGTCGGGGCGGTACAAGCTCTTGGATTCTCTAAGGAAAATTTCCAAGTAGTGATCGCACAACAAGTGAATTTATTGATGGCCGGACAAAAAATGAAAATGAGCAAGAGAGCCGGAGAATTTCAAACGATGGAGGATTTGCTCGGCTACCTCGGAAAACATGCGAGAGACGTCGCAAGATATTTCTTTGTCATGAGATCTTTGGATTCCCCCTTGGATTTTGATTTGGACCTTGCGAAAGATGAATCGGACAAGAATCCCGTTTTCTATCTGCAGTATGCTCATGCTAGAGTCTCGTCCATTTTTAGAGAAGTTGGAACCGACTCTGACTCGGAGGCATTAAGGAATTTGGAGATGACGGAAGAACGGAAACGTTTGCTTTTTTGGGCAGCCCGTTTTCCCGAGGAAGTCGCCGATGCCGCGCAAAGTTTGGAACCGCATAGGCTTACCAATTATCTTCAAAATTTAGCTAGAGCTTTTACCCAATTCTATATCGCTAAAAACAATCGTTTGAAAGACGCGGACGAGAATACGAGACTAGGTTTGGCTAGAATTTGTAAATCGGCGCAAACCGTTTTATCCTTGGGCCTCGGGTTATTGGGCGTTTCCGCTCCGGAGAGATTGGACAAGGAGCTATGA
- a CDS encoding response regulator transcription factor: MSKHRILVVEDIHSIREAIKDILTRNYQVFDAENYDEAVRILSSNPVDLVITDIRMPGKSGLDLIKTIQKDHPQVLYSLMTAYNINDYIKFAYEHDIWNIIPKYSFLDINLISVMVHKLLNKDIFGVEKYFGPGFSLMDGDSEGFSLPPENGVVFKKISSDDERNYLCNRIAKYLIEKGAPNAVHQILEELTSNAMIRAPRDSKGNSKYQFELPSRDLLVPLENIQLADTDYFEIGYGIADNSYIIVVRDHFGSLNKKEILKRLDRHITVEDSNGLPAGLADSHGRGLYICREISDQLIFNIAKNRKTEIIALLDKQTNKGYKSLSIYEA; this comes from the coding sequence TTGTCCAAGCATCGAATCTTAGTCGTCGAAGATATTCATTCCATACGCGAAGCGATCAAGGATATTTTGACTCGCAATTACCAAGTATTCGATGCGGAAAATTACGACGAGGCAGTGAGGATTCTATCTTCGAATCCGGTGGATTTAGTCATCACCGATATACGAATGCCGGGAAAATCAGGATTGGATCTTATCAAAACGATTCAGAAAGATCACCCGCAAGTTTTATACTCCCTGATGACTGCGTACAATATTAATGATTACATAAAATTCGCGTACGAACACGATATCTGGAATATCATTCCTAAGTATTCCTTCCTAGATATTAACCTTATTTCGGTGATGGTCCATAAATTACTGAATAAGGATATATTCGGCGTGGAAAAATACTTCGGTCCCGGATTTTCCTTGATGGACGGTGATTCCGAAGGATTTAGCCTTCCTCCCGAAAACGGAGTCGTATTCAAAAAAATCAGTTCGGATGACGAGCGGAATTATCTTTGCAACCGAATCGCAAAATACCTAATCGAAAAAGGAGCTCCCAACGCGGTTCACCAGATTCTGGAAGAGTTAACTTCGAACGCAATGATTCGGGCCCCGAGAGATTCTAAAGGAAATTCCAAGTATCAGTTCGAATTGCCTTCCCGCGATTTATTGGTTCCGCTGGAGAATATTCAGCTCGCAGATACCGACTATTTTGAAATCGGATACGGGATTGCGGATAATTCTTATATTATCGTAGTTAGGGACCATTTCGGATCCTTGAATAAAAAGGAAATTCTAAAGCGTTTGGATCGCCATATTACCGTTGAGGACTCAAACGGGCTACCCGCCGGGTTAGCCGATTCACACGGCAGGGGTCTTTATATCTGCCGGGAAATTTCCGATCAATTGATTTTCAATATCGCAAAAAATCGGAAAACTGAGATCATCGCTCTGCTTGACAAGCAAACGAATAAAGGATACAAATCGCTTTCCATTTACGAAGCGTAA
- a CDS encoding LIC_12097 family sensor histidine kinase, giving the protein MSSLMENLHERAEELQAILDGITEPLVLIDSGFRIRRVNRATLEFSEETDFPSVLGRKCYSLLYNRSAICPFCPMKDHYENESDFNREFEGRNGISREIFHVSNNQKETLYLDFFPIKKDGNIVSVVEKISNITRIKEKEEENLRIRNLASLGIFISGVAHELNNPLTGMSLTLQNLMNNLSSMDPDFFRKRLEMIKEDLTRAAMIVADIISFAKPDKLVTTSADIYETIMKAKDSVIWVYPVLSKNIEWEILCEPGIYFQFNPVKIERLFINLFKNSLQAYDYGEGKIRVEVRRTRNMLHIFVEDTAGGIPENMLDKIFSPFFTKNKSGVGTGLGLSICHSIVREHSGELTVRSYDRKTRFRVSLPLEQPRGN; this is encoded by the coding sequence ATGTCATCCCTAATGGAAAACCTCCACGAGCGGGCGGAGGAACTCCAAGCAATTCTCGACGGTATTACGGAACCCCTCGTATTAATCGATTCTGGGTTCAGAATTCGTCGTGTAAACAGAGCCACATTGGAGTTCTCTGAAGAAACGGATTTCCCATCGGTATTGGGAAGGAAGTGTTATTCTCTCTTATACAATCGTTCCGCCATATGTCCTTTCTGTCCGATGAAAGATCATTATGAAAATGAATCCGATTTCAATCGGGAGTTCGAAGGCAGAAACGGTATCAGTCGCGAAATCTTCCATGTATCAAATAATCAAAAAGAAACGCTGTATCTTGACTTTTTTCCTATCAAGAAAGACGGCAATATAGTTTCGGTCGTTGAGAAAATCAGCAACATAACTCGGATCAAAGAGAAAGAGGAAGAGAATCTCCGGATCCGAAACCTTGCTTCCCTTGGAATTTTTATCTCCGGAGTAGCGCACGAGCTGAATAACCCTCTTACCGGAATGAGTCTAACTCTCCAAAATCTTATGAATAATCTTTCGAGTATGGATCCGGATTTTTTTCGGAAAAGACTCGAAATGATTAAGGAAGATCTGACTAGAGCGGCAATGATCGTAGCGGATATCATCAGTTTTGCCAAACCCGATAAATTGGTGACTACTTCGGCTGATATTTACGAAACCATAATGAAGGCCAAGGATTCGGTCATCTGGGTTTATCCGGTTTTATCGAAGAATATCGAGTGGGAAATACTTTGCGAACCGGGAATTTATTTCCAGTTTAATCCTGTAAAGATAGAAAGACTGTTTATAAATTTATTTAAAAATAGCCTGCAAGCGTACGATTATGGGGAAGGCAAGATACGAGTAGAAGTTCGACGGACCAGAAACATGTTGCATATCTTCGTCGAAGATACTGCCGGCGGAATTCCGGAAAACATGTTGGACAAAATCTTCTCCCCCTTCTTTACTAAGAATAAATCGGGAGTCGGCACTGGTTTGGGATTATCGATCTGCCACTCCATAGTTAGGGAACACAGCGGGGAATTGACCGTTCGCTCCTACGATCGTAAAACTAGGTTTAGAGTTTCCCTTCCCCTAGAACAACCTCGAGGGAACTAG
- a CDS encoding CinA family nicotinamide mononucleotide deamidase-related protein produces the protein MNSAHFVIVSTGSELTAGRSQDTNSSWIANELFGLGFIVQKFLVLPDSPDLIRNELKSLTVGASSDRPIVIIMTGGLGPTEDDYTLEVVCQLTDSQPVQDSTALDRLKAIYRLRGRPFEETLETAVRQVSIPSKSKVLPNAVGIAPGFWSELGPNVYLGCMPGVPKEMTAMFSNELSPILTRLFRSEELYSDFLFIWGMSESTFQQEFIQGIPALKEGKAIWGVAAKRGFLRVTYQSSDRKIVDQLISATQERYGDLCTGDVFEDLPKLLMGRKLTVGTAESCTGGLVAKLFTDRAGSSEYFIGSIVSYANSVKEAQLGVRRETLETYGAVSSETAKEMAEGAAQVLNTDLTISITGIAGPGGATETKRVGTVFIGIYVRDKGSTVKELYFPFKRDLFRDAVATTALYLLYDRLRKNA, from the coding sequence ATGAATTCTGCGCATTTTGTAATCGTTTCTACCGGATCGGAACTGACCGCAGGTCGTAGTCAGGATACAAACTCATCCTGGATTGCAAACGAACTCTTTGGTCTCGGATTTATCGTCCAAAAATTTCTAGTTCTCCCGGATTCTCCGGATCTGATTCGTAATGAGTTAAAATCTCTTACGGTCGGCGCCTCCTCGGATCGGCCTATCGTAATCATAATGACCGGGGGCCTAGGTCCTACCGAAGACGATTATACTTTGGAGGTCGTTTGTCAGCTGACGGACTCGCAACCTGTCCAAGATTCCACGGCTTTGGACCGACTAAAAGCTATCTATCGGTTACGGGGAAGACCCTTTGAAGAAACTTTAGAAACTGCCGTTCGCCAAGTATCGATTCCATCTAAATCCAAGGTTCTTCCGAATGCAGTCGGAATTGCGCCGGGATTTTGGTCGGAACTAGGCCCGAACGTGTATCTCGGATGTATGCCCGGCGTTCCAAAAGAAATGACTGCGATGTTCTCCAACGAGCTGAGTCCTATCCTCACTCGTCTATTCCGTTCTGAAGAATTATATTCAGATTTTCTATTCATCTGGGGAATGAGCGAATCCACGTTTCAGCAGGAATTCATACAAGGAATTCCTGCTTTAAAAGAAGGAAAAGCAATTTGGGGTGTGGCAGCAAAGCGAGGTTTTTTGCGGGTCACTTATCAATCCTCTGATCGAAAAATCGTCGACCAACTGATCTCCGCAACGCAGGAACGATACGGCGATCTATGTACTGGAGACGTTTTCGAAGACTTACCGAAATTATTAATGGGAAGAAAGCTGACGGTCGGCACTGCGGAGAGTTGTACCGGGGGTTTGGTGGCTAAGTTGTTCACGGATCGCGCGGGATCTTCCGAGTATTTTATCGGATCCATCGTATCATATGCCAACTCGGTTAAGGAAGCCCAGCTAGGAGTTCGACGAGAAACCTTAGAAACCTACGGAGCGGTAAGTTCCGAAACGGCAAAGGAAATGGCGGAAGGAGCTGCACAAGTTTTAAATACCGACTTAACAATCAGTATTACCGGAATTGCCGGACCGGGTGGGGCGACGGAGACTAAGAGAGTCGGGACGGTCTTTATCGGAATTTATGTGCGCGATAAAGGATCGACGGTTAAGGAACTTTATTTTCCGTTCAAAAGGGATTTGTTTCGCGATGCAGTCGCGACGACCGCATTATATCTGCTTTATGATCGCTTAAGGAAGAACGCATGA
- the ybeY gene encoding rRNA maturation RNase YbeY has product MNKLLEFSFPKTECSLSILLVDDEAIREINRIRRNKDKSTDVLSFPLSFDKEPWVLPPNKSKRIFGPILSLGEIVISWETCKTQAKEIGHTEEDEFFRLLVHGFLHLIGYDHERGPKDEELMKRKEDLCLDLILEP; this is encoded by the coding sequence ATAAATAAACTTTTAGAATTTTCGTTTCCCAAAACGGAATGCTCCCTTTCCATTCTTCTCGTCGATGATGAAGCGATTCGGGAGATCAACCGAATCCGTCGAAATAAAGATAAATCGACGGACGTATTATCTTTTCCATTAAGTTTTGATAAAGAACCTTGGGTATTGCCTCCGAATAAAAGCAAACGTATCTTCGGACCGATTTTGAGTCTGGGCGAGATAGTAATTTCCTGGGAAACTTGCAAAACCCAGGCAAAGGAAATCGGACATACCGAAGAGGACGAATTCTTTCGCTTACTCGTGCACGGCTTTCTCCATCTGATCGGATATGATCATGAGCGCGGGCCTAAAGACGAGGAGTTGATGAAGCGAAAGGAGGACCTATGTCTGGATCTCATTCTGGAGCCCTAA
- the recO gene encoding DNA repair protein RecO, producing MSGSHSGALRKAKGIVMESRILPEGDAFLRLLPEEGEVSSFRVKGIKKSKSRPIAAVEPGSLTALDYYMTQGRDTYNVKEIGLIERFDNAKKGYAGTVLVSYLVELVSSFLTEGGVHPQEYKLLYAALKELDEGGYRPIFLPFFKFKLLYVAGFLSKEISCSVCGKELGEMSSCSLEDEHFDVICGDCRTPHPDRIGLVRLIYDCLRSRYKDLKEEKISLELLKEADRLSNRALKPLLGRRLKSEAMLYESLGEALG from the coding sequence ATGTCTGGATCTCATTCTGGAGCCCTAAGAAAGGCTAAGGGAATCGTGATGGAAAGTCGCATTCTTCCGGAAGGGGACGCTTTTCTCCGACTTCTACCGGAGGAAGGCGAGGTTTCAAGTTTTCGAGTTAAAGGGATAAAAAAGAGTAAATCGCGTCCTATCGCCGCCGTAGAGCCGGGTTCCTTAACCGCTTTGGATTATTATATGACCCAGGGGCGGGATACTTACAATGTAAAAGAAATCGGTCTTATAGAACGATTCGACAATGCAAAGAAAGGCTACGCGGGAACGGTCTTGGTATCTTACTTAGTCGAGTTAGTGTCGTCATTTTTAACGGAAGGCGGCGTACATCCCCAAGAATACAAATTACTATATGCCGCGTTAAAGGAACTGGACGAAGGAGGCTATCGTCCGATTTTTTTGCCTTTCTTTAAGTTCAAGCTACTCTACGTTGCGGGATTTCTCTCCAAGGAAATTTCCTGTTCGGTCTGCGGGAAGGAATTGGGAGAAATGAGCTCCTGCAGTTTGGAGGACGAACATTTTGACGTCATTTGCGGAGATTGTCGTACTCCCCATCCCGATCGGATCGGTTTGGTCCGATTGATATACGATTGTCTTCGTAGCCGGTACAAGGATTTAAAGGAAGAAAAGATTTCCCTTGAACTCCTCAAGGAAGCGGATAGGTTGAGTAACCGGGCGCTCAAACCTCTGCTTGGCCGAAGATTAAAATCTGAGGCGATGCTTTACGAATCCCTGGGAGAAGCTCTTGGATAA
- a CDS encoding WD40 repeat domain-containing protein, with product MIAQVSGLTLIFFLGFYFFLGNPYDTARGIQRTWAWSKEGKLGMFPDPRTSFEPEKKLNGYKTKSSYIRIPEGTETPIDDSNRIEYPTTAKGFLAYKKIGSAVELFSEAGELLWTKEYKSYPRIHPDGNIILFLSGDNNQVLISDINGNSMGIKKMDGRFLTDLAFSPKSFSKGESAVLFSGGEIFLLDGKGDLLFSKTIGDKDPVFAKSLAISSNGDRIAVHFLKGNRDYIRVFDHGGGEKEEWNLGKVFPHKINLAVSPEGEVLAGFPDALILYSKNGKILFEKKRTKMNSVYQTVFHSGTWFAGEAEGILYFLNEKGVSLREERIPSSEKPFRFFSTGTIGAAFMEGTKEIVLFQEQLR from the coding sequence ATGATTGCACAGGTGTCGGGGTTAACTTTAATTTTCTTTTTGGGCTTTTATTTTTTTCTAGGGAATCCCTATGACACTGCGCGAGGGATTCAAAGAACCTGGGCCTGGAGCAAGGAGGGAAAGCTAGGAATGTTTCCCGACCCTAGAACCTCCTTTGAGCCGGAAAAAAAATTAAACGGATATAAGACTAAATCAAGCTATATCAGGATTCCGGAAGGAACTGAAACTCCCATCGATGATTCAAATCGAATCGAATACCCGACTACTGCAAAGGGTTTTCTTGCCTATAAAAAGATAGGGTCGGCTGTTGAGCTTTTTTCGGAAGCGGGAGAATTACTTTGGACGAAGGAATATAAAAGTTATCCGCGAATTCATCCGGACGGAAATATTATCCTATTTTTATCGGGAGATAATAATCAGGTTTTAATTTCCGACATTAACGGGAATTCGATGGGGATAAAAAAAATGGACGGGCGGTTTCTTACCGATCTTGCTTTTTCTCCCAAGTCTTTCTCCAAGGGAGAAAGCGCGGTTCTCTTTTCGGGAGGAGAGATTTTCCTACTGGACGGTAAAGGCGATCTGCTGTTTTCAAAAACGATCGGAGATAAAGATCCTGTTTTTGCAAAGAGTTTGGCGATTTCTTCCAACGGAGATCGGATTGCCGTTCATTTTCTAAAGGGAAATAGGGATTATATTCGCGTCTTTGATCACGGAGGAGGGGAAAAAGAAGAATGGAATTTGGGGAAAGTATTTCCTCATAAAATCAATCTCGCAGTTTCTCCGGAAGGGGAGGTCCTTGCCGGATTTCCCGACGCACTGATTTTATATTCAAAAAACGGAAAGATACTTTTCGAAAAGAAAAGGACAAAGATGAATTCGGTATACCAGACCGTTTTCCATTCCGGAACTTGGTTTGCCGGAGAAGCGGAGGGAATTTTGTACTTTCTAAACGAGAAAGGCGTTTCTCTCCGGGAAGAACGGATTCCTAGTTCTGAGAAGCCGTTTCGGTTTTTTTCGACAGGAACAATCGGAGCAGCGTTTATGGAAGGAACGAAAGAGATCGTTCTTTTTCAAGAACAGCTTAGATAA